The Tripterygium wilfordii isolate XIE 37 chromosome 5, ASM1340144v1, whole genome shotgun sequence genome window below encodes:
- the LOC119999007 gene encoding uncharacterized protein LOC119999007, producing MALTPKLLLRPSTLFALFVIVAFSVLGSATARPGCKTFFIAFTTTIPARNPNLPHFLTISDQLVEIHRKPAAYFEEIVVFPTRFVSDVPQFPADVEKREIEHSFGSFGYSSLRKPSKDILNVVFSLLLGVACGALTSATMYLIWCLMFHRGEHRILDSDSSDDDDLYNPKKMGYVKVPAAPADAAPKEAVSGN from the coding sequence ATGGCTTTGACTCCCAAGCTTCTCCTCCGACCCTCGACCCTCTTCGCTCTGTTCGTGATTGTCGCATTCTCTGTCCTCGGGTCGGCTACTGCTAGGCCAGGCTGCAAGACCTTCTTCATCGCTTTCACCACCACCATCCCCGCACGAAACCCTAATCTCCCGCATTTCCTCACGATCTCCGACCAGCTCGTCGAGATTCACCGCAAACCCGCTGCTTATTTTGAGGAGATCGTCGTTTTCCCCACCAGATTCGTTTCCGACGTCCCTCAGTTTCCTGCGGATGTTGAGAAGCGTGAAATTGAGCACTCGtttggatcttttggttacagcTCTCTCCGCAAACCTAGCAAGGATATCCTGAACGTGGTGTTCTCCCTCCTTCTCGGTGTAGCCTGTGGCGCTCTCACCTCGGCAACCATGTACTTGATATGGTGTCTCATGTTCCACCGCGGTGAGCATAGGATTCTGGATTCGGACagctcagatgatgatgatctctACAATCCTAAAAAGATGGGCTATGTTAAAGTTCCAGCTGCTCCGGCGGATGCTGCACCCAAAGAAGCTGTTTCTGGGAATTAG